In Lysinibacillus sp. FSL M8-0337, the following proteins share a genomic window:
- the rlmD gene encoding 23S rRNA (uracil(1939)-C(5))-methyltransferase RlmD, with protein MTQQTTMEVGQKFPLTIKRLGINGEGVGFYKRNVVFVKGAIPGEEITAQVTKTQQNFAEAEILAIRKASPHRQEAPCPVYNECGGCQLQHMTYEKQLLEKRDIVMQALERYAKPLAASVEVRHTLGMDNPWHYRNKSQFQVRKEGKRVYAGLFTEGSNKLLNINDCLVQHPITSKITVATRKILQKLNITIYDGRTLDGLVRTIVVRTGIRTGETQVVLVTTRKEIPHLAELITRIKKIDPSIVSIAQNINREKTSLIFGDETIVLDGKETIHEELGELAFDLSARAFFQLNPTQTVHLYNEIKKAAALTGKETVVDAYCGVGTIGLWLADQAKEVRGMDVIPESIQDARTNARKHGFKHTKYAVGTAESVLAKWRKEGFTPDVITVDPPRTGLAPEFIRTVLKLKPKRFVYTSCNPSTLAKDLQELSKLYDVEYIQPVDMFAQTAQVECVAKLVLRK; from the coding sequence TTGACGCAACAAACAACGATGGAAGTGGGACAAAAATTCCCATTAACGATAAAGAGACTTGGTATTAATGGCGAAGGAGTGGGCTTTTACAAACGCAACGTTGTCTTCGTAAAAGGCGCAATTCCAGGAGAAGAAATTACTGCTCAAGTTACAAAAACACAACAAAATTTCGCAGAGGCTGAAATCCTGGCGATTCGCAAAGCATCACCGCATCGTCAGGAAGCACCTTGCCCTGTTTACAATGAATGCGGCGGTTGTCAGCTTCAACATATGACATACGAAAAACAACTTCTTGAAAAACGTGATATCGTGATGCAAGCTTTAGAACGCTATGCTAAGCCATTAGCTGCATCTGTAGAAGTTCGCCATACACTGGGTATGGATAACCCATGGCATTATCGCAACAAAAGCCAGTTCCAAGTTCGTAAAGAAGGTAAACGTGTTTATGCAGGTCTTTTTACTGAAGGCAGCAACAAGCTACTGAATATTAACGATTGTCTTGTACAACATCCAATCACATCGAAAATTACAGTGGCAACACGTAAAATCTTACAAAAACTAAATATTACGATTTACGATGGTCGTACGCTCGATGGTTTAGTGCGTACGATTGTTGTCCGTACAGGGATTCGTACAGGTGAAACGCAAGTCGTGCTTGTAACGACACGCAAAGAAATTCCCCACCTTGCTGAGCTTATAACACGCATTAAAAAAATCGACCCAAGTATTGTGTCGATTGCACAAAATATTAATCGTGAAAAAACTTCTCTAATTTTCGGTGATGAAACGATTGTGCTGGACGGCAAGGAAACAATTCATGAGGAGCTTGGGGAATTAGCCTTCGACCTTTCTGCTCGTGCATTCTTCCAATTGAATCCAACACAAACCGTACATTTATACAATGAAATTAAAAAAGCAGCTGCATTAACAGGTAAAGAAACGGTTGTTGATGCTTACTGTGGTGTGGGAACAATTGGTTTATGGTTAGCTGATCAAGCGAAAGAAGTTCGCGGTATGGATGTTATCCCAGAGAGCATTCAAGATGCTCGAACAAACGCGCGCAAGCATGGTTTTAAACATACGAAATACGCGGTGGGCACTGCCGAAAGTGTCTTAGCGAAATGGCGCAAAGAAGGCTTTACGCCGGATGTCATTACAGTCGATCCGCCGCGCACAGGCCTTGCTCCAGAATTTATTCGCACTGTTCTAAAACTAAAGCCAAAACGTTTTGTCTATACTTCTTGTAACCCCTCTACACTGGCTAAAGATTTACAGGAATTATCAAAACTTTATGATGTGGAATATATTCAGCCCGTTGACATGTTCGCACAAACTGCTCAAGTTGAGTGCGTTGCAAAGCTTGTGTTAAGAAAATAA
- a CDS encoding YfhJ family protein — translation MQEKIDKLTTELLAKNPEMSVGRARVWVELLWSDFESSSAKAGYNYRGADYTETLVRQLIGSYGDKLHLFAGRNPKYAHLLDTSDDIVQ, via the coding sequence ATGCAAGAAAAAATTGACAAACTAACAACAGAATTACTGGCAAAAAACCCTGAAATGTCTGTAGGTCGTGCGCGAGTTTGGGTGGAGCTTCTTTGGAGTGATTTTGAATCCTCGTCTGCCAAAGCGGGCTACAATTACCGAGGGGCTGACTATACTGAAACGTTAGTGCGCCAATTAATCGGCAGCTATGGTGATAAGCTCCATCTATTTGCAGGGCGCAATCCTAAATACGCTCATTTACTGGATACAAGTGACGATATCGTACAATAA
- a CDS encoding polysaccharide deacetylase family protein, producing MWKQHIVGAVIATFIIAAAISFNPYFASGSDEYHWGIKKAQNGEPAQAGAQLDKLLDQYGAIYKGKPDKKVVYLTFDNGYENGFTESILDTLEKEKAPATFFLTGHYLESASDLVKRMVQDGHTIGNHSYGHPNMARLTRDGMRAEWRKFDGKLRELTGIDRTTYARPPEGIFNAKLLEVGNAEGYRHIFWSVAFKDWLKDERRGADYAYNSLMEQLHPGAVILMHTVAQDNAEALPLFIAEAKKQGYTFLSLDDLVLEYEDFPVTMQSSTP from the coding sequence ATGTGGAAACAACATATTGTAGGTGCGGTAATTGCTACATTTATTATTGCCGCAGCAATTAGCTTTAATCCATACTTTGCTTCAGGCTCAGATGAATATCATTGGGGCATTAAAAAAGCACAGAATGGCGAACCAGCACAAGCAGGAGCACAACTTGACAAGCTACTCGACCAATATGGAGCAATTTATAAAGGAAAACCCGATAAAAAAGTTGTTTACTTAACATTCGATAATGGATACGAAAATGGCTTTACTGAAAGTATATTGGATACGTTAGAAAAAGAAAAAGCGCCAGCAACTTTCTTCTTAACCGGTCATTATTTAGAAAGTGCTAGTGACCTTGTTAAACGTATGGTACAAGATGGTCATACTATCGGCAACCATTCCTATGGTCATCCCAATATGGCTAGGTTAACGAGAGATGGTATGCGTGCAGAATGGCGTAAATTTGATGGGAAATTACGTGAATTAACCGGCATTGACCGTACAACATATGCCCGCCCACCAGAAGGCATTTTTAATGCGAAGTTGTTGGAAGTCGGCAATGCTGAAGGCTACCGTCATATTTTCTGGTCTGTCGCTTTTAAAGATTGGCTAAAGGATGAACGCCGTGGAGCAGATTATGCGTATAATTCGTTAATGGAGCAACTTCACCCTGGTGCTGTCATTTTAATGCATACAGTAGCGCAAGATAATGCAGAAGCACTTCCTTTATTTATTGCTGAAGCGAAAAAGCAGGGCTATACATTTTTATCGCTCGATGATTTAGTATTGGAGTATGAAGATTTCCCTGTCACTATGCAATCGTCCACTCCTTAG
- a CDS encoding TIGR01777 family oxidoreductase → MKIVIAGGTGFVGKALTKLLQEQGHELFVLSRSNSKYENGIHYVQWLQDGARPEKELDNIDAFVNLAGVSLNDGRWTKKQKKAIYTSRMDATLEIVRIIEELDKTPEVLVNASAVGIYPPSIATTYSENFKDYATDFLGWTVHDWERHALRAEKLGVRVALARFGVILGRDNGALPSMLLPYKLHIGGTIGSGEQWLSWVHIEDVARALYFAITNASISGPFNVTAPYATRMKEFGQTIAQVMNRRHWLPVPSFAMRLALGEQSMLVLEGQHVLPTVLQAHNFEFQFPHLQEALENLL, encoded by the coding sequence ATGAAAATCGTTATTGCGGGCGGTACTGGTTTTGTTGGGAAAGCGCTAACCAAATTGTTACAAGAGCAAGGCCATGAACTATTTGTCTTGTCACGCAGCAATTCTAAATACGAAAATGGCATTCATTATGTCCAATGGCTACAAGATGGCGCACGACCAGAAAAAGAATTAGACAATATTGATGCATTCGTTAATTTGGCTGGTGTATCACTAAATGACGGCCGTTGGACAAAAAAACAAAAGAAGGCGATTTATACGAGTCGGATGGATGCTACATTAGAAATCGTTCGGATTATAGAGGAACTAGATAAAACGCCTGAAGTACTTGTAAATGCCAGTGCAGTTGGCATTTATCCACCTTCCATAGCGACAACCTATAGTGAAAATTTTAAGGATTATGCAACTGATTTTTTAGGATGGACCGTTCATGATTGGGAACGCCATGCTTTGCGAGCTGAAAAACTAGGCGTTCGTGTAGCACTCGCACGCTTTGGCGTTATTTTAGGTCGTGACAATGGCGCGTTGCCTTCCATGCTATTGCCTTATAAATTGCATATAGGCGGAACGATTGGTTCGGGTGAGCAATGGCTATCATGGGTCCATATCGAGGATGTGGCACGTGCCCTTTATTTTGCGATTACAAATGCGTCCATCAGCGGACCATTTAATGTCACAGCTCCTTATGCTACACGCATGAAGGAATTCGGACAAACTATCGCACAGGTAATGAATCGCCGTCATTGGTTGCCAGTCCCGAGTTTTGCCATGCGTTTAGCTCTTGGCGAACAAAGTATGCTTGTCTTAGAAGGCCAGCATGTATTACCAACAGTTTTACAAGCGCACAACTTCGAATTTCAATTCCCACATTTACAAGAAGCACTTGAAAATTTATTATAA
- a CDS encoding YfhH family protein: MNDKNYAAMTEHELREEVAKLKEKARKAEQLGILNEFAVYERKALMAAAYLVDLDTIVPGEMYRIDGSDNNFFQVDYLKGRFAWGHRLGGDKYQEALPVSILSPIKVGK, encoded by the coding sequence ATGAATGACAAAAACTATGCTGCAATGACAGAACATGAATTACGTGAAGAAGTAGCTAAGCTTAAAGAAAAGGCTCGCAAAGCGGAACAACTAGGCATACTCAATGAATTTGCAGTTTACGAACGTAAAGCTTTAATGGCAGCAGCTTATTTAGTCGATTTAGATACGATTGTTCCAGGGGAAATGTACCGCATTGACGGCTCTGACAATAACTTTTTTCAAGTGGATTATTTAAAAGGACGATTTGCTTGGGGGCATCGTCTTGGCGGCGATAAATATCAGGAAGCCTTACCCGTTTCTATATTATCACCAATAAAGGTGGGCAAGTAA
- the recX gene encoding recombination regulator RecX has protein sequence MRVITKIARQKNNPERYNIYLNEEYAFPVDEAILIQFGLTKGKVLEEFDIQEIAYEDEIRKAFNKGLNYLSYQMRSEHEVKKKLSSLEFGEAVILEAIQKLKSYGFLNDESYSKALLNTKKATMKKGPRAIRQDLMKKGIDKSLQDEVLETFSHEEQVKLATQLAEKVIRSEKKKTPSQIKAKIQDFLMRKGYSFTIVDEVLGQIEIEQAEDEWQALLDVQGEKVWKKYAAKYTGYELKMKTKQALYQKGFPVEIIDRFIEEKENEE, from the coding sequence ATGCGTGTTATTACAAAAATTGCACGTCAAAAAAACAATCCAGAACGTTATAATATATATTTGAACGAGGAATACGCTTTCCCAGTAGATGAGGCAATTCTCATACAATTTGGTTTGACAAAAGGGAAGGTACTCGAAGAATTTGATATTCAGGAAATTGCCTATGAAGATGAAATTCGTAAGGCGTTTAATAAAGGGCTGAATTATTTATCCTATCAAATGCGAAGTGAGCATGAGGTGAAGAAAAAGTTAAGCTCACTAGAGTTCGGCGAAGCAGTCATATTAGAAGCTATCCAAAAGTTAAAATCATATGGCTTTTTAAATGATGAATCTTATTCAAAAGCATTGCTAAATACCAAAAAAGCTACCATGAAAAAAGGCCCGCGAGCTATTCGACAAGATCTTATGAAAAAGGGAATCGATAAAAGTTTGCAAGATGAAGTACTGGAAACATTTAGCCATGAGGAACAAGTTAAGCTTGCCACACAGCTTGCTGAAAAAGTAATTCGTTCTGAAAAAAAGAAAACACCATCGCAAATAAAGGCCAAAATTCAAGATTTTTTAATGCGAAAAGGGTATTCATTTACTATTGTAGATGAAGTACTTGGACAGATAGAAATCGAACAAGCAGAAGATGAATGGCAGGCATTGCTTGATGTGCAAGGCGAAAAAGTTTGGAAAAAATATGCCGCGAAGTATACTGGTTATGAATTAAAAATGAAAACGAAGCAGGCGCTTTATCAAAAGGGATTTCCTGTAGAAATTATAGATCGTTTTATTGAAGAGAAGGAGAATGAAGAATGA